One genomic region from Pirellulales bacterium encodes:
- the bioF gene encoding 8-amino-7-oxononanoate synthase has translation MSFSLDWLAAEWTDWQARGLARRSSSRENAQGREVLIEGRSYLNFGSNDYLGLANDPRLKEAARQAWESEGWGAGASPLVTGQSTAHARLEQALAVWLGTEGALVFSSGYAANTGTIAALVGPGDVIYSDAKNHASLIDGCRQSRAATRIYAHARVDDLRSQLRESAGDYRRALIVTDSLFSMDGDLAPLAEICDLADEFGAMLLVDEAHASGVWGSRGSGWVEEAGVADRVPIRLGTLSKAVGSAGGFVAGSRLLINWLSNRARSYVYSTAHPPAVAAAAQAGIELIIAEPWRRERLQALAVKVRHALIDQGWRVGQAKTQIIPVVIGDAASAMECAARLRGAGLWVPGIRPPSVPPGESLLRISLTAAHTDDDVDRLCAGLADLRKIQPAA, from the coding sequence ATGTCATTCTCATTGGATTGGCTGGCGGCGGAATGGACCGATTGGCAAGCCCGCGGCTTGGCGCGGCGCAGCTCTTCGCGTGAAAACGCCCAAGGCCGCGAAGTTTTGATTGAAGGGCGTAGCTATCTTAATTTTGGCTCAAATGATTACCTGGGCCTGGCAAACGACCCGCGATTGAAGGAGGCCGCGCGCCAAGCATGGGAATCGGAAGGTTGGGGCGCGGGGGCAAGTCCGCTGGTGACAGGCCAATCGACCGCCCATGCCCGGTTGGAGCAAGCGTTGGCCGTATGGCTGGGGACGGAGGGAGCGCTCGTGTTTAGCAGCGGCTATGCGGCCAATACGGGGACCATTGCCGCCCTGGTTGGGCCAGGTGATGTGATCTATAGCGATGCCAAAAATCACGCCAGCTTGATCGATGGCTGTCGACAAAGCCGAGCCGCGACGCGGATTTACGCGCATGCGCGTGTGGACGATTTGCGAAGCCAACTACGGGAATCGGCGGGGGACTATCGCCGCGCGCTCATCGTCACGGATAGCCTGTTTAGCATGGATGGCGATCTCGCGCCTTTGGCGGAGATTTGTGATTTGGCCGACGAATTTGGAGCCATGCTACTGGTCGATGAGGCCCATGCGAGTGGAGTGTGGGGGAGTCGCGGCAGCGGTTGGGTGGAAGAGGCGGGCGTGGCGGATCGCGTGCCGATTCGCCTGGGGACGCTGAGCAAAGCCGTGGGGAGCGCGGGAGGCTTTGTCGCGGGATCTCGGCTCTTGATAAATTGGTTGAGCAACCGCGCGCGGTCGTATGTGTATTCCACGGCACACCCACCAGCGGTCGCCGCGGCCGCGCAGGCGGGAATAGAACTGATCATCGCCGAACCCTGGCGGCGGGAACGGTTGCAGGCCCTGGCGGTAAAAGTGCGGCACGCCCTGATCGACCAGGGTTGGCGTGTCGGCCAGGCTAAAACGCAAATTATTCCAGTTGTGATTGGCGACGCGGCCAGCGCGATGGAATGCGCGGCGCGGCTGCGCGGGGCTGGTTTATGGGTGCCGGGAATTCGTCCTCCGTCGGTCCCGCCGGGAGAGTCGCTCTTGCGGATTAGCTTGACCGCGGCGCACACCGATGATGATGTTGATCGCCTATGCGCGGGATTGGCGGATCTGCGAAAAATTCAACCCGCCGCGTGA
- a CDS encoding EVE domain-containing protein has product MNYWLFKSEPESYSWADLEKERHQTTYWNGVRNYQARNFLRDQIQVGDQVFFYHSNNRERAIVGLAKVVRAGYPDHTAWEPGHQYFDSDSQPESPTWYMVDIKQVRPFARALTLDELKAETRLAGLELLRRGSMLSIQPVSVAHAKVILELAERPVPEQTKPQRPARPSRKTTITAPAKKSTPAKKPTVKTAPRRKSTS; this is encoded by the coding sequence ATGAATTATTGGCTATTCAAGTCCGAGCCGGAAAGTTATTCCTGGGCCGACCTGGAAAAAGAACGCCACCAGACAACTTACTGGAACGGCGTCCGCAATTATCAAGCCCGCAATTTTTTGCGGGATCAGATTCAGGTGGGTGACCAGGTGTTTTTTTACCATTCCAATAATCGCGAACGGGCGATCGTGGGCCTGGCAAAAGTGGTGCGAGCGGGCTATCCCGACCACACCGCTTGGGAGCCGGGGCATCAATACTTTGATTCTGACAGCCAACCCGAATCGCCGACCTGGTACATGGTGGATATCAAACAAGTGCGGCCATTCGCGCGAGCGCTTACATTAGATGAGTTAAAAGCGGAGACCCGGTTGGCGGGGCTAGAACTTTTGCGACGCGGATCGATGTTATCCATCCAACCCGTCAGTGTCGCGCACGCAAAGGTGATTTTAGAACTGGCCGAGCGCCCCGTCCCGGAACAGACCAAACCCCAGCGCCCCGCGCGTCCGTCCCGAAAAACCACGATCACAGCGCCTGCTAAAAAATCAACACCGGCCAAAAAACCAACCGTCAAAACTGCTCCGCGCCGCAAATCGACCTCTTAG
- a CDS encoding MlaD family protein, which yields MDERLMQFRVGVMAVATVLIAGILIVLFGKVPAFTQGSYTLQFKFAEAPGVSVNSPVRKSGILVGRVSQVDFADDGEVIVTVTMNGDIKIRRSETVRIKSTLLGDAEIQIVAAKKDQAGEFYQPGETIVGQTASDPLNALTNLEESVKGTVKSLGNASDEIGKLAASINERFERNKERFDSIVINADKTLQGINRTLDGIKDVLGGDELKNDLRKAIQEVPELLRTTKDAIQGLQSATAGVERNVRNLEGLTKPLGDRGEQIVANVDQSVARLNELVGQVETFSRRLNSDQGTVGRLLNDPALYQQLNEAAANINDVSKRLRPIVEDARILTDRLARNPGIIIRDAVQPGPGTKFLTPQDR from the coding sequence ATGGATGAACGCTTGATGCAATTTCGCGTGGGGGTGATGGCGGTGGCCACCGTGCTGATCGCCGGGATCTTGATCGTGCTGTTTGGCAAGGTCCCCGCCTTTACCCAGGGAAGCTACACCCTGCAATTCAAATTCGCCGAGGCTCCCGGGGTTAGTGTGAATTCCCCCGTGCGCAAAAGCGGCATCCTGGTGGGACGAGTCAGCCAGGTCGATTTTGCCGATGATGGAGAGGTGATCGTCACCGTCACCATGAACGGGGATATCAAAATTCGCCGCAGTGAGACCGTGCGGATCAAAAGCACTTTATTGGGTGACGCCGAAATCCAGATTGTCGCGGCAAAAAAAGACCAAGCGGGGGAATTTTATCAACCGGGCGAGACGATCGTCGGCCAAACGGCTTCCGATCCGCTCAATGCGCTGACCAACCTGGAGGAAAGCGTCAAAGGAACGGTCAAATCCCTGGGAAACGCCAGTGACGAGATTGGCAAGCTGGCCGCCAGCATCAATGAACGATTCGAAAGGAACAAGGAACGGTTTGACAGCATAGTCATTAACGCGGACAAGACCCTGCAGGGAATTAATCGGACACTGGATGGTATTAAGGATGTCCTAGGGGGGGACGAATTAAAAAATGATCTGCGCAAGGCCATTCAGGAAGTGCCGGAACTGCTGCGCACGACCAAGGACGCCATTCAAGGATTGCAGTCCGCCACCGCCGGCGTGGAACGAAATGTCCGCAACCTGGAAGGTCTAACCAAACCGCTGGGAGACCGGGGAGAGCAAATCGTGGCCAATGTCGATCAAAGCGTCGCCCGGCTGAATGAACTGGTGGGCCAGGTAGAGACCTTTAGCCGTCGCCTCAATTCCGACCAGGGGACCGTGGGGCGGCTGCTCAACGATCCGGCACTGTATCAACAACTTAACGAAGCGGCGGCCAATATCAACGACGTTTCCAAACGGCTGCGGCCCATCGTGGAGGACGCCCGCATTCTGACGGATCGACTGGCCAGAAATCCTGGGATCATTATTCGCGACGCGGTCCAGCCCGGTCCCGGCACAAAATTCCTGACGCCGCAAGACCGTTAA
- a CDS encoding ABC transporter ATP-binding protein, whose amino-acid sequence MCSPRGYPALFMSTVAAQPAEEQTDHPLVEVRDLHVQFGRQPVLRGINLRVPRGQTLVILGESGCGKTVLLKCLIGLIRPTSGSVIFAERDLSRLSERELAQLRVRYGFLFQGAALFDSLTVAENIAFPLREHTRKSSAEIAAIVRQLVAVVGLGEATLTKYPAELSGGMRKRVGLARALTLNPDLMLYDEPTTGLDPIMSDVINELIIRARQQHPLTSIVVTHDMHTAAKVPDRVVMLYPLARLGAGEPQVIYDGPPRDMARCRDRRVTQFIKGEAGERLQEMHLEQASADSLLRGVAR is encoded by the coding sequence TTGTGTAGCCCCCGCGGCTACCCCGCGCTGTTTATGTCCACCGTCGCGGCACAACCCGCCGAGGAGCAAACCGATCATCCCCTGGTCGAAGTGCGGGACCTGCATGTGCAGTTTGGCCGACAGCCGGTCTTGCGCGGGATTAACCTGCGGGTGCCCCGCGGACAGACGCTGGTCATTTTAGGCGAAAGCGGTTGCGGCAAGACCGTCCTGCTAAAGTGCCTGATTGGACTGATCCGCCCCACATCCGGAAGCGTGATATTTGCGGAGCGGGACCTAAGCCGGCTATCCGAGCGGGAACTGGCCCAGTTGCGCGTGCGGTACGGTTTTTTGTTTCAGGGGGCGGCCCTGTTTGACAGCCTGACCGTGGCTGAAAACATCGCCTTTCCCTTGCGCGAACATACGCGAAAAAGCTCCGCCGAGATCGCCGCCATTGTCCGGCAACTGGTGGCCGTGGTCGGACTTGGCGAGGCGACCCTGACCAAATATCCCGCCGAACTTTCGGGCGGCATGCGCAAGCGCGTGGGCCTGGCGCGGGCGTTGACGCTCAATCCCGATTTGATGCTGTATGACGAGCCGACCACCGGTTTGGACCCCATCATGAGCGATGTGATTAATGAATTGATCATTCGCGCGCGGCAGCAGCACCCCTTGACTAGCATCGTGGTGACGCACGATATGCACACCGCCGCCAAGGTTCCCGACCGGGTGGTAATGTTGTATCCCTTGGCGCGTTTGGGGGCGGGGGAACCACAAGTGATTTATGATGGTCCGCCGCGCGACATGGCCCGTTGCCGCGACCGACGGGTAACACAATTTATCAAAGGGGAGGCCGGGGAACGCTTGCAAGAGATGCATTTGGAACAGGCCTCCGCCGATAGCTTGCTGCGGGGCGTCGCGCGGTGA
- a CDS encoding Hpt domain-containing protein, with protein MQLALTNLWLPLLVNLLTVGIAVAMVWLCNQYWPWQVRVTHEDDVPTSPTPANHTDSERRLAAWAEVDQTFNETAEACELESAAALLQGQLDPTRALRQMQEVLRLLSGTDLPPKANRYVQIARDTLAGMNSWGVHPDQKKPESEYPTAVAAESVPPVEGEIAESMPPAEEALNGAIPPATENQEAETAATDADAVAYPPLWQPPAQLRLCCQELRVAEDLSAANIQPAPALPVVEVTQSVSAQLTEIELLVAEVENNQTVAEPAVMAVEPAATPAGTAVQSDNHPARQLRNGDPGSAQQRQSLQRRRDDHAFNQADLLHRCLNDRDFMHRILQKFATRGPETVGELATALVNRNYAAAARQANLLRSMAANLTAENLRAIAGDLEYACGEGSWARAEILLYGVKAELQCCLEKIREWRETAANPPGPADAEARQQTFPFAVGVGDLEANSELLGI; from the coding sequence ATGCAGCTTGCGCTTACCAATCTGTGGCTGCCGCTGTTGGTCAATCTACTGACAGTCGGAATTGCGGTGGCCATGGTCTGGCTCTGCAATCAATATTGGCCCTGGCAAGTTCGCGTGACACACGAGGACGATGTGCCAACCTCCCCGACACCCGCCAATCATACGGATTCAGAACGCCGGCTGGCCGCCTGGGCCGAGGTCGATCAAACCTTTAACGAAACCGCGGAGGCTTGCGAATTGGAATCGGCCGCCGCTCTTTTGCAGGGACAGCTTGATCCCACCCGCGCTTTACGGCAAATGCAAGAAGTCCTGCGCTTGTTGTCGGGAACGGATCTCCCGCCCAAGGCCAATCGCTATGTACAAATCGCCCGCGACACGCTGGCGGGAATGAATTCCTGGGGAGTGCACCCGGACCAGAAAAAGCCCGAGTCCGAATACCCCACGGCAGTTGCTGCCGAGTCGGTGCCTCCCGTGGAAGGGGAGATCGCCGAGTCGATGCCCCCGGCAGAGGAAGCCCTCAACGGGGCCATCCCGCCAGCGACGGAAAATCAGGAAGCAGAAACCGCGGCGACTGACGCGGACGCTGTCGCGTATCCTCCCTTGTGGCAACCACCAGCGCAATTGCGATTATGCTGCCAAGAGCTTCGCGTTGCCGAGGATCTTTCCGCCGCGAATATCCAGCCCGCCCCGGCTCTCCCCGTTGTCGAAGTTACCCAATCCGTGTCGGCGCAACTAACGGAAATCGAACTGTTGGTAGCGGAGGTGGAGAACAATCAAACTGTAGCCGAGCCAGCGGTAATGGCGGTCGAGCCCGCGGCGACTCCCGCGGGGACCGCTGTGCAATCCGACAATCACCCCGCGCGGCAGCTCCGCAACGGCGATCCGGGTTCGGCGCAGCAGCGACAATCCCTCCAACGCCGCCGCGATGACCACGCCTTCAACCAGGCCGATCTGTTGCATCGCTGCCTCAATGACCGGGATTTTATGCACCGCATTTTGCAAAAATTTGCCACGCGCGGTCCCGAAACCGTTGGTGAATTGGCCACGGCCCTGGTCAACCGTAACTACGCCGCGGCGGCCCGTCAGGCCAACTTGCTCAGAAGCATGGCCGCCAACCTCACCGCCGAAAATTTACGCGCCATCGCCGGCGACCTGGAATATGCCTGCGGCGAAGGTTCTTGGGCCAGGGCCGAAATCCTGCTGTATGGGGTTAAGGCCGAATTGCAATGCTGCCTCGAAAAAATCCGCGAATGGCGGGAAACAGCCGCCAACCCCCCAGGCCCGGCTGACGCCGAAGCACGCCAACAGACTTTTCCCTTTGCCGTGGGCGTGGGTGATCTCGAGGCGAACTCGGAATTATTGGGAATTTGA
- a CDS encoding ABC transporter permease: MPELAQIPVPDRPVRPPGLLGAVAHSVADLGEALIQFATSAGALTLFGLQTLRWLVTRLPRRETLLPNFYQIGVLSLPVVALTGLFIGMVLAVQSYSQFRVMKLETRLGAVINLSLVRELGPVLAATMLAGRVGSAMAAELGTMRVTEQIDALSSMGANPIYYLVVPRFLGCLVLIPTLTIMADFMGVLGGYFFGVVVLDIDSHHYWVNSQKVVGLFDVGSGVFKSLFFGATIALVSCHRGFNCEPGAAGVGRAATSAFVYSFVSILVIDLMLGIVIDKVHTIFFPEGIRFV, translated from the coding sequence ATGCCAGAGTTGGCCCAAATCCCCGTTCCAGATCGACCCGTGCGCCCTCCCGGCCTGCTGGGGGCGGTCGCGCATAGCGTGGCGGACTTGGGGGAGGCATTAATCCAGTTTGCGACTTCGGCGGGGGCCTTGACCCTGTTTGGGTTGCAAACCTTGCGTTGGCTGGTAACCCGGTTGCCGCGGCGCGAGACCTTGCTGCCCAACTTTTATCAGATTGGCGTGTTAAGCCTGCCGGTGGTGGCGCTCACGGGGTTGTTTATTGGCATGGTGCTAGCCGTCCAAAGTTATTCGCAGTTTCGGGTGATGAAGCTGGAGACGCGGTTGGGGGCGGTAATTAATCTGTCGCTCGTCCGCGAGCTAGGCCCGGTCCTGGCCGCGACCATGTTGGCTGGCCGCGTGGGGAGCGCCATGGCGGCGGAGTTAGGCACCATGCGCGTCACCGAGCAAATCGACGCGCTTTCCAGCATGGGGGCCAATCCCATCTATTACCTGGTCGTCCCCAGATTCCTTGGCTGTTTGGTGCTGATCCCCACGCTGACCATCATGGCGGATTTTATGGGCGTGCTGGGGGGGTATTTTTTTGGGGTGGTCGTGCTGGATATCGACTCGCACCATTATTGGGTGAATTCCCAAAAAGTTGTCGGCTTGTTTGACGTGGGAAGCGGTGTGTTCAAAAGCCTGTTTTTTGGAGCGACCATCGCGCTGGTTAGTTGCCATCGGGGTTTTAATTGCGAACCGGGTGCCGCGGGCGTGGGCCGGGCGGCCACCAGCGCCTTTGTGTACTCTTTTGTGTCGATCTTGGTCATTGATTTGATGCTGGGAATCGTGATCGACAAAGTCCATACGATTTTTTTTCCGGAAGGAATACGGTTTGTGTAG
- a CDS encoding response regulator — MKLLIADDDEITCELLQNSLRGQAYELRHARGKAEVLRELENQDCRVVIADWDFPGMNGLDLVREIRSGNFPGYIYVILITSREGGAEMVAGLDAGADDFIRKPLDPAELLVRIRAGERVLALETRDVAIFALARLAESRDPETGTHLERVRDYCRILAEYLGRLPTYAAEIDAEYIRLIYATSPLHDIGKVGVPDRILLKPGHLNDREYEIMKSHVELGAETLEAALGQFPHAKFLCMARDIAMTHHERFDGTGYPQGLKGEEIPLCGRIVALADVYDALTSKRVYKSAYSHEVAKSIILEGTGSHFDPDVVEAFLQSEEKFLAVVSEQEDVTAELVEMA, encoded by the coding sequence ATGAAACTATTAATCGCGGATGACGACGAAATAACCTGCGAGTTGTTGCAAAATTCGTTGCGCGGGCAGGCTTATGAGTTGCGGCACGCGCGCGGCAAAGCCGAAGTGCTGCGCGAGCTGGAAAACCAGGATTGTCGCGTGGTCATCGCGGATTGGGATTTTCCGGGAATGAACGGGCTGGATCTGGTCCGGGAAATTCGTTCTGGAAACTTTCCCGGATACATTTATGTGATTCTGATCACAAGCCGCGAAGGCGGGGCGGAAATGGTTGCCGGGCTGGATGCCGGGGCGGATGACTTTATCCGCAAACCGCTCGATCCGGCGGAATTGCTGGTGCGGATTCGCGCGGGGGAGCGCGTCCTGGCCCTGGAAACACGCGATGTCGCGATCTTTGCCCTGGCGCGGCTGGCCGAATCCCGCGATCCCGAAACCGGCACGCACCTGGAACGGGTCCGCGATTATTGCCGCATTTTGGCCGAATACTTGGGGAGGCTGCCCACCTATGCCGCGGAAATCGACGCCGAATATATTCGCCTCATCTATGCCACCAGCCCCTTGCACGACATCGGCAAGGTGGGCGTGCCAGACCGGATTTTACTTAAACCGGGACATCTCAATGATCGCGAATATGAAATCATGAAGTCGCACGTGGAACTGGGAGCCGAGACCCTGGAGGCCGCGCTGGGGCAGTTTCCGCACGCCAAATTTTTATGCATGGCCCGCGATATTGCCATGACCCACCATGAACGGTTTGACGGCACCGGATATCCCCAAGGACTAAAGGGAGAAGAAATCCCGCTGTGTGGAAGGATTGTGGCGCTGGCCGATGTGTACGACGCCTTAACCAGTAAGCGGGTGTACAAATCGGCGTATTCCCATGAAGTCGCCAAATCGATCATTTTAGAGGGGACCGGCAGCCACTTTGATCCAGACGTGGTTGAGGCGTTTTTGCAGTCAGAGGAAAAGTTTTTGGCCGTGGTTAGCGAGCAAGAGGATGTCACGGCGGAATTAGTGGAAATGGCCTAA
- a CDS encoding thioredoxin family protein — protein MVRTASTMLALETVAPNFRLPNVDGRMVELADFAGAPALLVIFMCNHCPYVKHIADPLAALARQWQAAGVAVVGISSNDVSTHPADSPEQMVHEAEARGYTFPYLYDEDQSVARAYHAACTPDFFLFDKDRKLAYRGQLDGSRPGNNVPVTGEDLQQAIEAVLAGKLAPVPQKASLGCNIKWKTGAEPGYFTNQPAT, from the coding sequence ATGGTTCGTACCGCCTCTACCATGCTGGCCCTGGAGACCGTGGCCCCCAATTTTCGCCTGCCGAATGTGGATGGGCGAATGGTGGAACTGGCCGATTTTGCCGGTGCACCAGCTCTATTAGTCATTTTTATGTGCAATCACTGCCCCTATGTCAAACATATTGCCGATCCCCTGGCGGCGCTGGCGCGGCAGTGGCAGGCCGCGGGAGTAGCGGTGGTAGGGATAAGCTCTAACGATGTATCCACCCATCCCGCCGATTCCCCCGAACAAATGGTCCACGAGGCCGAGGCCCGCGGTTACACTTTTCCCTATTTATATGACGAGGATCAATCCGTCGCGCGGGCGTATCATGCCGCCTGCACGCCGGATTTCTTTTTATTTGACAAAGACCGCAAATTAGCCTACCGCGGCCAACTGGACGGCAGCCGTCCGGGAAATAATGTCCCCGTGACAGGGGAGGATTTGCAACAGGCGATTGAGGCGGTGCTAGCGGGAAAGTTGGCCCCCGTCCCACAAAAGGCCAGCTTGGGTTGCAATATCAAATGGAAAACCGGGGCCGAACCTGGTTATTTTACCAACCAGCCCGCCACCTAA
- the ilvA gene encoding threonine ammonia-lyase, with protein sequence MPPAAPTVTLEDILAARQRISEGVLLTPCPESLALSRLTGMRIACKLDSLQRTGSFKERGARNALLLLDSQARQRGVIAASAGNHALGLAYHGSTLGIPVTVVMPRYAPLIKVATCRTFGARVILAGDTFVAARHAALELARTEDLTYIHGFDNPAIIAGQGTMALEILEQVPDLEAVIIPVGGAGLLAGMSVAIKTLRPEVRVIAVEDDRMPSFTAAIRAGHPVEVPARPTLADGLAVGKVGELSLALALPRYDELLQVSEDELALAILRLVELEKCVVEGSAAATLAAAVRPELNSLHGKRVVLVLCGGNIDLTLLGRVLERGQVLAGRLYRFIAIMPDRPGALAHLSQLIAATGANVRDIEHERAFADGDLATVHIACTVETTDTQQATNLRESLTAAGIICQE encoded by the coding sequence ATGCCCCCCGCGGCCCCCACCGTCACCTTGGAGGACATCCTGGCCGCGCGGCAGCGCATTAGCGAGGGGGTTCTTTTGACCCCCTGCCCCGAATCCCTGGCCCTGTCGCGGCTCACGGGGATGCGGATCGCCTGCAAGCTCGACTCGCTGCAACGCACCGGCAGCTTTAAGGAACGAGGCGCGCGCAACGCCTTACTGCTGCTTGATTCCCAGGCGCGCCAACGGGGAGTCATTGCCGCCTCCGCCGGCAACCACGCCCTGGGCCTGGCCTATCACGGCTCGACGCTGGGGATTCCCGTCACCGTTGTCATGCCGCGCTATGCCCCGTTGATCAAGGTCGCCACCTGTCGCACTTTTGGCGCGCGGGTGATCCTGGCGGGGGATACCTTTGTCGCCGCGCGTCACGCCGCCCTGGAACTTGCCCGGACCGAAGACTTGACCTATATCCATGGCTTTGATAACCCGGCGATTATCGCCGGCCAAGGGACCATGGCCCTGGAAATTTTGGAACAAGTCCCCGACCTGGAAGCCGTGATTATCCCCGTGGGCGGAGCGGGGCTATTGGCGGGGATGAGCGTGGCCATCAAAACCCTCCGCCCAGAAGTGCGGGTGATTGCCGTGGAGGATGACCGCATGCCCAGCTTTACCGCGGCGATACGGGCGGGACATCCCGTGGAAGTCCCCGCCCGGCCAACCCTGGCGGACGGCCTGGCCGTGGGCAAGGTGGGGGAGCTATCTTTGGCGCTGGCGCTGCCGCGCTATGATGAATTGCTGCAAGTCAGCGAAGATGAGTTGGCCCTGGCGATTTTACGACTGGTGGAACTGGAAAAATGCGTGGTCGAAGGTTCGGCGGCGGCGACATTGGCCGCGGCGGTCCGGCCCGAGCTAAACTCTTTACATGGCAAGCGGGTGGTCCTGGTCCTGTGCGGCGGCAACATCGACCTGACGCTCTTGGGCCGGGTGTTGGAACGGGGACAGGTCTTGGCGGGACGGCTGTACCGATTTATCGCCATCATGCCCGATCGGCCGGGCGCGCTCGCCCACTTAAGCCAGCTGATCGCCGCCACCGGAGCAAATGTGCGGGATATCGAACATGAACGGGCGTTTGCGGACGGGGACTTGGCCACGGTGCACATCGCCTGCACGGTCGAAACCACGGACACTCAACAAGCCACGAACCTGCGAGAGTCGCTGACGGCGGCGGGGATCATTTGCCAAGAGTAG
- a CDS encoding PDZ domain-containing protein, which produces MLQKFLRSPLALRAVLAASVSLGMAGAAVSQVAVELEPSKNVQPLPPGLPGGADVLLDLNTSAGVTPDTLSKYWIGVEVKSLDEDVRKLLKLSENQGVLVLRVLPDSPAEKSGFKANDILLQVGETNLSTRESLIENISKSEGKELSFKVWRDREVTTVKVSPAERPAEFDPAQKFQTQDDQAIIKWREKMARHGINLPPQGQANAFAFAFPGPGLAPPSLNDDPYMQPLAPKLPANLSITITRVGDEPAKITVKRDDKTWELTDKELDKLPEDIRPHVQHMLGRQNPQLMLFDKFAPRDFLIQAVPPNGAPQAGLRVELPEGLNQLHNAQIQRQMEQMQAQLKAMQEEMEKSREEMLKELEKSK; this is translated from the coding sequence ATGTTACAAAAATTTCTGCGTTCACCGCTAGCATTACGGGCTGTTTTAGCCGCTAGCGTGTCCCTGGGCATGGCCGGGGCCGCTGTTTCCCAAGTTGCCGTCGAATTGGAACCTTCCAAGAATGTCCAGCCGTTGCCCCCCGGACTTCCCGGTGGCGCGGATGTGCTTTTGGATTTGAATACTAGCGCCGGGGTAACCCCCGATACGCTCAGCAAGTATTGGATTGGCGTCGAGGTCAAAAGTCTGGATGAGGATGTCCGCAAATTGCTGAAGCTGTCGGAAAACCAGGGGGTTTTGGTGTTACGCGTGCTGCCCGATAGCCCCGCCGAAAAGTCCGGTTTCAAGGCCAACGATATTCTCTTGCAAGTGGGCGAAACCAACCTCTCCACACGGGAATCCTTGATCGAGAATATTTCCAAAAGCGAAGGCAAGGAACTTTCCTTTAAGGTGTGGCGCGACCGCGAAGTTACCACGGTCAAAGTGTCCCCCGCGGAACGTCCCGCCGAGTTTGATCCCGCCCAAAAATTTCAGACGCAAGACGACCAGGCCATCATTAAGTGGCGTGAAAAAATGGCGCGGCACGGAATTAATCTTCCCCCCCAAGGCCAGGCAAATGCCTTTGCCTTTGCGTTTCCAGGTCCTGGCTTGGCACCTCCTTCGCTTAATGATGACCCCTACATGCAGCCGTTGGCTCCCAAACTGCCTGCCAACCTTAGCATCACCATCACCCGCGTGGGGGATGAACCGGCCAAGATTACCGTTAAACGGGACGACAAAACCTGGGAATTGACAGACAAAGAGTTGGACAAGCTGCCCGAAGATATCCGCCCACATGTCCAGCACATGCTGGGGAGGCAAAATCCGCAGCTTATGCTATTTGACAAATTTGCCCCGCGTGATTTTTTGATTCAGGCCGTTCCGCCGAACGGAGCGCCGCAAGCCGGTCTGCGGGTGGAGTTGCCTGAGGGTTTGAACCAACTTCACAACGCTCAAATCCAGCGCCAGATGGAGCAAATGCAAGCCCAATTAAAGGCCATGCAAGAGGAAATGGAAAAGTCGCGAGAGGAAATGCTGAAAGAACTGGAAAAGTCCAAGTAG
- a CDS encoding RNA polymerase sigma factor yields MAVLQKSLPSGKPAPVVPVDWEAALAQHGRWLRTIVIARLGDAQGVDDVLQEISLAAVRQAAPLQDSTKVAPWLYRLAVTQCLLYRRTHGRRRKLTQRYAQRIPDDQDSHPDPEPLQWLLAVERQKLIRQGLEQLNTQDREILLLKYTEDWNYQQLAAHLGISHSAVETRLHRARSRLRQVLAKLQVVDTGD; encoded by the coding sequence GTGGCAGTCCTGCAAAAATCGCTGCCCAGTGGTAAACCGGCTCCGGTGGTGCCTGTCGATTGGGAGGCTGCGCTTGCGCAGCATGGGCGGTGGCTGCGGACGATTGTGATTGCCCGCTTGGGGGACGCCCAAGGGGTGGATGACGTGTTGCAAGAAATATCCTTGGCGGCGGTACGGCAGGCGGCTCCCTTGCAAGACAGCACTAAAGTGGCCCCGTGGCTGTATCGGCTGGCGGTGACCCAATGCCTGTTGTACCGCCGCACGCATGGGCGTCGCCGCAAACTGACGCAGCGTTATGCGCAGCGCATTCCCGACGATCAAGATAGCCATCCCGACCCTGAACCTTTGCAGTGGTTACTGGCCGTCGAGCGACAAAAGCTGATCCGCCAGGGGCTGGAGCAGCTCAATACCCAGGATCGGGAAATCCTGCTATTGAAATACACCGAAGATTGGAATTACCAGCAGCTTGCAGCGCATTTAGGCATTAGCCATAGCGCGGTCGAAACCCGCCTGCACCGGGCGCGGAGCCGCTTGAGACAGGTGTTGGCCAAGCTGCAGGTGGTGGATACCGGCGATTAA